In the genome of Ureibacillus sp. FSL W7-1570, the window TGAGTTGGTCGCAATAATTTCATCTGTTCCGTCTTCAGTCAAACGTAAGATGTTTTTGAACTCAGAGAGTGTCATTGGTTGAGATGTAATGCGTTTTTCCACAAACGGAATGTTGTGTTCTTTGAGCCATTTGATCGCTTTTCGGGAAGAAGAACAACTTGATTGAGTGTAGATGGTAACTGTCATAATTTACCGCCTCCAGAATGGTTTTTAAATTTACTAGGAAAATACAGCATTAAATATCTTACTGGTAAGATAATTGGAAGTCAAATAATTTGAAAGTGGATGAAAGAATAATGCAATAACCGATTTTCTATTAATAATTACGTTTTTATTGGGCGGAAGTTTCATTTTTTTAAAGAAATTTTGATAAAATTTTTTATTTGAATAAAGTTTTTTTGGCAGGCAATTCTCTTTTTGCGATATGGGGAAAAATGATTTTTTATCTATCTGATCAGGGCTCAAAATTTTATGTTTATTGGAAAAAAAACCGCCCGCGAAATCAAAGTTCCGCGAGCAGCTTATTAAGTTCGGCCAATTTCTTTTCCATTCGGGCAAGGCGTTCTTCGGCTTCCATGACAGAGTTGATATGGCCGGTATTTTCAAGCTTCTCGATATCGCCTTGTAAATTGATATAATCCATTTTTATTTCAGCGATTTGCTGTTCGATTTCCCGTTTTGTAAGCATAGATAACTCCCATCTTTCTTGTTCGTTGCGCAATAACGATATTTTAGCACAAAAATGGGCGATTTTCATTTATAAAAGGACTCGAAGGCAAATTGCTGTTTTATCATTGAATACGATTTTTTATTGAAATAAAAAAAGCCGATCCGAAACCCGAATCGGCTAGAGAAAAAGGAAAACTGGTTTGTAAAGAGGAATCATAATGAAACGATATTATGACGTTCGTATGCGAAATCCAGCAATAAGGATTTCAGGACTTCATTATTCTCTTGGATTTCCAGTTGGATTTGTTTTCGGACGGCTCTCTCCCGTCTTGCTTCATGGAGCAATAATTCCATTACGGCATTTTGAATGTTGGATTGCTTCATTTTCCGGCCAAGCCCCAGGTGGATAAAGCCGTTATTTTCGCGTGGGAAGACATTGTTCAGTTCCCGCTCATTTTGCGCGCAGACGATGCATGGGATACCAACGGCTGCCACTTTGTACGGCGTATAGTTGGCGTTGCAAATGACGATATCCGCTTCCGGCAACAATTTATCCAACGGTTTATCTTCTTTCAATATTTTCGTATTTCGGCTGCTTAATGCCATCAATTGCAGGTCGCCAATGGAATGCTGGTATTCCCGATCGATTGCTATTGTCACTTTTAACGGGATTTGCAGGTGGGTTAAGTGGCGCAGTGTGCGGTACGTCAAGTTGTTGGGGTCTCCATCTTCATATGCGACAACGATGTGTGGTGGATTGGATAATTCATTGGATACTCTGGATTCGGCAATGGATTTCAGTGTATCGGAAACAGCGAAGGCAAAACTGCCCGGTAGGATATTTTGAACAGATGTTTCTCGCGTTTCTTCCAAGATGGACAGTACATTGCAATCTGCAAGTTCCGCTCCTTCGCCAAAATCATCGAAATGCACAAGCGTTTTGCAGAAAGGTCGTATCGTTTCCACATATTCAATGTACGTATCTTTGCCTTCTTGTACAATCAGATCCGGTTGCAATTCTTTCAGGTGTTTTGTGAGTTCATCGATATGGGCGTATATTATGGGAGATAGTTGTGCGTCTGTGAACAGTTCCAACACTTCATCTTTCGGGTTTTTCAGAAATATCGAAACGTCCTCTTCATTTTTTAATAGCTTTGCAAGGATGCTGACTCTTTCAAATGGGTAATAGCCTTTCATCGCATTATATTCAGCAATAAAAGCGATTTTCTTCTTCTGTTTTTTACTCAATTCATTCTGCATACAATCCCATCCTTTCCCAATCATTATTTAAAATATGGCGGAGTATTTGAAAGTATGTGTAAAAAAATAAAAGAAGAAAAAGATTTTCAGCATGATAGATTTGAAATATTGAATATTTTATGCCGGAAATAGGAAGAAAATGAGGATGTGCCGGGATTGCTTGCTGCGGGTGGGGGAAGTATAAAGAAATAAACATTTCGCTCTTTATGTCAAAAAGTTTCATCCCGCAACGGATCAGGAAATTTTCAGCCTAAAGACTGAACTTTTTCTTTTTTCATTCCGTTTCCTGTCGAATGATTTATGCATTTGTTACAATAAACAAATGGAAGAACACAATAGATGGAGGATTCACAACATGAAAATTCTGCTCGTAGACGGTACAGTTTTTGGTACAAAGACGGGTGCGCTGTTGAGACAGGTGGAACAATATATAAAAGAATTGGATTCCGGTTTGGAATTGGAAATCTTGTATTTTTCAAAATTGAAACATCAAATCCTTGATGGGAGTCCGCTCAATGATGATATGAAAATGATGATCAAAAAATTTGAAGAAGCGGATGGATATATATTTGCAACACCGATTTACCAAGCTTCCATACCTGGGGTGCTAAAAAATGCGCTGGATATGCTGCCTCCGAAAGCATTGCGCTACAAACCGGCAGCGATTGTGGCAAACGGTGGCACGTTCCAACATCATTTGGTGGTGGAAAACCAATTCCGTCCAATTTTGGATTATTTCCGTTGTTTAGTGACTCCAAATTATGTTTATACCCATACATCCCATTTCGGTGAAAACGATCAAATCATCGATCAGGATATCCATGAACGTTTGCGTGAATTGGCCCGCGTCTTTGTGCAATACTGCAAAATGAGCCAAACGTTGACAAAGGAACCGATCGACAAACATTAATCATATTCATTCATCCAACATCAGCGGGAAATAACTTCAGCCATTAAAGTCTTTAAATCTTTGCGAATGAGAGATTTAAAGGCTTTTTTATTTTTCCCCGAAAGCGCAGAGCCAATTTTTGGTTCCACCACCTTGATCAGAGAATAAACACATGATCAAGAAGAAATGTAATAGTATGATGACCAATTGGACATTCTAAAAAATAGAGCAGTTATTTCATCAAACAGATTGGAGAAAAAGAACCAATGGTTTCAACAGAATCCCTTTCATGGATTGTCAGCCAATTTAAAGATACAAAAGAACTGACACAAAAAGAGTTGGAATTCGAAAATAAAAAAATGACGGTATTATACATTAAATCTCTGATCGATCAGGAATTGTTCCAGCAATACATTGTGAATCCATTTTTTGAAATGAAAACGGAAGAACAGTTCCGCGTTTATTTGACGGCATTGCCCCAATTTCAGGAAGTCCAATCAAAAGAAGAAGGACTTTTATATGTCATGGAAGGAAATATACTCGTTGCGCTTCAAGAAAATTTGTATGCCATCGATTTCAAGTTGGCCAAAAACAGCGATGTCAACTCCACCTCTGTGGAAACAACCATCCATGGTTCGGAATTGGCATTAAGTGATAATTTGATGACAAACGTTAACATCATCCGCTCGTTTTATCATCAACCCTCGTTAATCATTGAATATTATTTGAAAGGGGAAGTGAACAAGCCGAAAGTGGCGCTGATTTACGATCAGGAAAAAGTAAAAAAGAAGGCATTGGAAATCATTAAAGAAAAACTTCAGCAAATTGACAAGCAAATCATTACAGAAACTCCCCAATTCAATAATTTTTTAAACGATAAACGTTTCTCTTTATTCCCCCAAATGATTTTAACGGAACGTCCTGACCGGGTTGTTTATAATCTTGCGGGCGGAAAAGTCGTATTGTTGGTGGATGGCAGCCCTCAATCCATGATTGCGCCTGCGGTATTTTTTGATTTTATGACAACCATGGAGGACAACTACCATACCCTCTTTATTTCTTATTATTTAAAGATGCTGCGTTATTTCGGCATCTTTGTATGTATTTTGCTGCCCGGCATTTATATTGGGGCCGCTTCCTTTTCTCCTGAGGTTATCCGGACGGAATTGATGTTGACCATCGCCGGAAGCCGGATGGGGGTTCCGTTCACTTCCTTTGTGGAAGTGTTGTTCATGCTTTTCTTTATGGAGCTTTTGCTTGAAGCGAGTATCCGTCTTCCGAAAGCCATCAGTGCGACGGCCGCAACCGTTGGAGGTTTGATTTTGGGAACAGCTGTGACGGAAGCTGCCCTTGCTTCGAACATCATGGTCATTATCGTATCGGCCGTAGCGATATCCACTTTTGTCATTCCTGTCAATGAAATGGCCTTTGCCATCCGCATAGTGCGGTTGTTTTTGATTGTCATTGCCAGCATTTTTGGCTTGGCCGGTCTGACATTGGGATTATTATGTTTGATTATGTATCTTGTCAATCAGTCAAGCTTTGGGGAACCGTTTTTAAGAGTGTATAACTACGGAAAAGGGGATAAGAAGTCGGAGGGACAGGCTTGAGTCGATACTACTATTACCTGATTTTGATCAATATGATTGCCAATATTATTTCCGCTGTTCCTACTATTCTCTTGCATTATCGGCAAGAAGGGGCGGTTTCAGCTTTACTTGTTGGTATGGTGTTAGGAACAATCATCGTGTATGTTTATACGAAATTTTTCAATGCCTTCCCTGGGATGACTCTTCCGGAACTGTTGGTGAAAACGACATCCAAATGGTTTTACTACCCAATGTTATTTTTTATGGCAATCATGTGGTATATTGCGGGGGTAAGCACCCTGATCACTTACACCTTTCTGCTGATACGGTATCTGACCCCCGATATTCCCATCATGCTGGTTGGATTGACATTAATTATTTCCATCATTTTCGGGTGTTTTATGAAAACCGATCGGGTGTTGTATACAATCGAAATCATTTTTTTGATTAATTTTCCAATCATTGTTTTTATCATTATCAAAGCTTACACAAACGAAAGCTTGAATTGGGACTTTATCATGGAAGCCATGCTGCACGTTGTGGAGATGCCGAATCTCAATGTCATCGCTGCCTGCATCTTTTTATCGCTCGGCGTCGTGAACCTTGTCATTTTTAACCGTTTCTTTACGAATAAACAAAATTTCGGTTTGAAACAGATTATCGTGATCGCTTTTATCGCCGGTACGACGATTTTTACCACTTACTTTATCCCGATTGGTTTCCACGGTTATACGGCGATCGAAGAACTGGTTTATCCATGGGTTGCAACCAGCGACTCGATGAGAATGAGATATTTCTTGATAGAACGTTTAGTCTATGTGTTTTTGCTTCTTTATTTAGTAATGGCCTTTTTAAGCATCTTGATCCACTGGCATGTAGCTGTCGAACTGTTCAAGTTTATTTTTAAATTTGAAAGAATGAAATATAAAGGAATCCATTATGGTTATCTGATCATTGTCCTCTTTTTTACCGTTGCTTCACTATTCTTGATTGTGACTTTGACGGAGTATCAATTGTTCCAGTATTCGAAAATCTTTTTCAATCTGACCGCTGTCATTTTTTTTGCCATGTTTTTTGTACTTTTCTATGTTTCTAGGAGGATGAAGGGTGCGGATAATAAAGATAGTGAAAACTAAAGTTTTCATCCTGGCCACAATTCCATTACTGATCCTGCTTTCAGGTTGCGGTGAGTTTAAAGATATCGATAAGATGGTTTTTGTTTCGATGATCGGGGTGGACCGATCGGAGGATCCGGAAAAGCCTTATAAAATCATTCTAAAGCTTTATGTGCCGACAAGTTCTTTCAGGCAAAATCCCACTCCTGAATATTCATATCTTATAAAAGAAGGAGCGACGTTGGCCGAAACGATTTCACTGCTGGAAGCTTATATTGATAAAGAATTGGATTTTGGCCACTCGAGGTTGATTGTTGTCGGTGAGAAAATGCTGCAAGATCAAAAAAATGAGGTAATTTTGGACTTTTTGATCCGAAGACCGGATATTCAAATGATCTCTTACTTTACAGTGGGTAGACCGAATGCGGAAGAAATTGTCAAGTTTACCCCCGCCGGAGAAACGGCATTGCAACCAACCCTATTCAATTATTTTGATAATAATGGAGCGGAAAGTTCGTATATCGTAACAACCTTTCTGTTCGATTTCAGGAGAAGGATCAAGGAAGAAGGAATTAATCCCATTTTGCCGATTGTTGAAATGAACGAACCCAAAACCCATTTTATTGTGAATAAATCCATTGTATTGGCGGAAGACAAGCCTCCTTATGAACTGGATCCCGAAAAAACGTTGCTTGTCAAATTGCTATCAAATGAAGCAAAAAATGTCATTTTTGATGTGGATAGGGGAGGCGAGAATTTTGTTGCCAGATTAGATACCGTTAAAACCAAATATAATGTGGATGCCGGAAAAGATGGTAAAGTTTCGATAAAGGTTGAAATCAAATTGGCTGGGATGATTACGGAATCGAAAAAAAATTTGAGCAACAAAGAATTGCCAAGATATAACAAACTGTTGACCGAGGAAATGAAGGAGAAAGTGACAGCGTTCATTCAAGAACTGCAGACGGAAGGATATGATCCGATCGGTTTCGGTTTACAATTAAATTCCCATACTCTGCCGAAAAATCGGATGAGTGAAAATGAATGGCTGTCTGCGTTTAAAAATGCGGATGTGGAAGTGAGTGTGAAGGCGGGCTTGAAAAGTACGGGAAGTATTGAATAGGATGGGAAGGACTGATTGCAAAAAAATCAAATGGAAGGATTTCCCGCATTTGATTTTTTTGCATTATTCATGCTGGACGTTTTACATACCATACATGGGTATTGTATAATGAGTTGAAGGATTGGAGGTTGATGAAACTGGAAAAAATAAATGGAGAGCATTGTTCTCATCGAAGAAGCCACCATCCGGAACATGTGAAAAAGGATTTGATTACCCGTTTAAACCGGATTGAGGGACAAATTCGCGGCGTCAAAGGAATGATTGAACGGGACGAATATTGCGATGATGTCATCACACAAATTGCTGCCACCCAATCGGCTTTGAACAGTGTCGCCAAAATTTTATTGGAAGGGCACATTAAAGGTTGTGTCGTCAGCAGACTGAGGGATGGCGATGAAGAAATTCTTGATGAATTGATCGTAACGATTCAAAAATTAATGCGTAAATAAGAGGAGGATATCTAATGGAAACGGTAACATTGAATGTGAAAGGCATGTCTTGCAATCATTGTGTAAAAGCGGTGGAAGGAAGCGTTGGCTCTTTGGATGGCGTACAAGAGGTGAAAGTGAATTTGGAAGCCGGAGAAGTAAAAGTGACTTTTGATCAATCCAAAGTGAATTTGGATCAAATCAAGGAAACCATCGATGACCAAGGTTATGATGTGGAATAATTTCAGGGATTTATTGAACCATATCGGCTCATTTGATGGCAATAATTATTGATGATTTGAACATATCCCTTGTTTTCCCGACCATAATAACAGTGCCTTTTTTAATACATGATCCGGGCACTTTTCTTTTTAAATTCTATATACCCTATAATGGTATAAATGTGGGGGATCTTCGCGATGAATCATGAACAAAATCCAAACTTGAAAGAAACGACCCTTCAGATAACAGGCATGACTTGTGCGGCCTGCGCCAACCGGATTGAAAAAGGGTTAAAGAAGATGCCTGGTGTGGAAAGTGCCAATGTGAATTTGGCATTGGAAAAATCAACTATTCAATATGATCCAGGCAAGGTCAGCGTGAAAGATTTGGAAAAGAAAATTGAAGATTTGGGCTATGGTGTGGTGAAAGAGAAAAAGGAACTGGTCATAACAGGCATGACTTGTGCGGCCTGTGCCAACCGGATTGAAAAAGGACTCAACAAAATGCCGGGTGTCACAAACGCGGCCGTCAACCTGGCTTTGGAGAATGCGACGGTGGAATTCAACCCTTCCGAAGTGAGCGTGTCCGATATAATTCAACGGATTGAAAAATTGGGATATGGGGCCCATTTGAAAGAAAATGGGCGGGAAGCGACCGATTACCGGGAGCAGGAAATCAAAAAGCAATTCGTCAAATTTGTGGTGGCCGCCGTTCTTTCGTTGCCCTTGTTATGGACGATGGTCGGGCATTTTCCTTTCACATCCTTTATCTATATGCCTGATTTTTTAATGAACCCTTGGGTGCAAATGGCGTTTGCCACACCGGTGCAATTTATCATTGGATGGCAGTTTTACACAAGCGCCTTCAAAGCATTGAAAAACGGCAGTGCCAATATGGATGTACTTGTGGTCCTTGGTACGTCCGCCGCATACTTTTATAGTTTCTATCAAACAATAAAAGTGTTTGGAACGACTGTGCATCCGGATCTTTATTTTGAAACGGGCGCGGTGTTGATTACATTAATTCTGTTGGGGAAATTGTTTGAAGCGAAAGCAAAAGGGCGCTCTTCCGAAGCCATCAAGAAGCTGATGGGCTTGCGGGCAAAACAGGCGCGGGTGTTGAGAGACGGCATCGAGAAAGAAATTCCGTTGGATGAAGTCGTTGTGGGCGACATTCTTCTTGTGAAGCCGGGCGAGAAAATCCCGGTGGACGGAGAAGTGATCGAAGGAAATACCGCTGTCGATGAATCGATGCTGACGGGCGAAAGTATCCCGGTGGATAAAACCGCAGGATCATCCGTTTTCGGTTCAACCATCAATAAAAACGGATTTATCAAAATGAAAGCGACGAAGGTCGGAAAGGACACAGCCCTTGCGCAAATTATCAAAGTCGTGGAAGACGCCCAAGGTTCGAAAGCTCCCATTCAACGGCTTGCCGACAAAATTTCCGGCATCTTTGTGCCGATTGTCGTTGGCATCGCCATCATCACGTTTATGGTTTGGATTTTCTTCATAGCACCGGGAGAAGTGGCGGCAGCCCTTGAATCGATGATTTCCGTTTTAGTGATTGCCTGTCCATGTGCTCTGGGTCTTGCAACGCCGACATCCATTATGGCGGGTACCGGCAGAGCGGCGGAATACGGCATTTTATTCAAAGGCGGCGAATATCTTGAACAAACCCACCATGTTGACACGGTCGTAGTCGATAAAACCGGAACCGTCACAAAGGGCGAGCCGGCATTGACGGACGTGGTTGCGGCGGAAGGCAAAGATGAACAAGCATTCCTCGCCTTGATTGGTTCTGTAGAAAAACAGTCGGAACACCCATTGGCCCAAGCGATTGTGAAAGGGATTGAAGAGAAAGGGATCTCTTTCAGCGAAGTTCAAGACTTTTCAGCGATTCCCGGGCTTGGTGTGCAAGGAATTGTGGATGGAAAAAAAGTGCTTGTCGGGAATAGAAGATTTATGCAAACGAATCACGTAGATATTTCGGCTGTTTTACCTTACGTGGAACAGCTTGAGGAAAACGGGAAAACCGCCATGTTGGCAAGCATTGACGGCGAGTATGCCGGTATGGTGGCGGTCAGCGATACGGTGAAGGAGACGTCGAAACGGGCCATTCAGCGATTAAAAAATATGGGCATTGAAGTGATTATGCTGACGGGAGATAATGAACGGACAGCGAAAGCGATAGGCGGGGAAGTCGGCGTCAATCAAGTCATTGCGGAAGTGCTTCCTGAGCAGAAGGCGGAAGAAATCAAGAAGTTGCAGGGGGCAGGCAAGAAAGTGGCAATGGTGGGAGATGGAATCAACGATGCGCCTGCATTGGCCGTTTCAGATATCGGAATGGCCATTGGCACCGGTACGGATGTGGCCATTGAAGCGGCGGATGTTACGTTAATCCGCGGCGATTTAAACAGCATTGCCGACGCGATTTTGATGAGCCGTAAAACGATGCGGAACATCAAACAAAACCTGTTCTGGGCATTTGCATATAACACGATTGGCATTCCCATTGCGGCAGCAGGTTTTCTTGCCCCTTGGGTGGCCGGCGCGGCAATGGCCTTCAGCTCCGTTTCCGTTGTATTGAATGCATTGCGATTACAACGGGTAAAACTGAACGGCTAATTTCATGAAATCACGATCAGGTTTGGTCGTGATTTTTTGTTTGCTTGAAAAAGATACAATTACTTGCGTTTATGAAGATAACTTGAAAGTTAAAATCATACTTGAAGCTTCCGCTGAATGACCTGAATTCCAATGCATAAATCCCTATGAAATGCAGATGCTGTAAATATAACAAATGAGGAGATTACCATAAATATTCAACATCAACAGGAGGAATTCCAATGAGAAAGCAGCTTCTTGTATTTACAGCATTTTTAAGCCTCTTTTCATTAACCGCTTGCGGGGATACGGAAAATGTATCGGTAAAAAATGAAAAAAAACCAACAGAATTATTAAATAGCGAAGATGTGGATGTGACAAACAATCAAGCGGACGGAGATAAAGTTCTCGGAGAAAACATGGACGGCAAAGGGCATGCGGATGTTACCCATTCTACGTGGGGCAAAATACCGGAAGGATTAAAAGAAGCAAAAAACCCAAAATTTAAAGTGGGGGACAAAGTCATTATCAATGCAGCCCATAATGATGATATGCAAGGCTCGGAAGGAACTGTTGTGGGCGCTTATGAGACTACGGTCTATTCGATTTCCTATGAATCAACCGTTGGAGAGCCGGAAGAAAACAAGAAATGGTTCGTACAGGAAGAAATCGATTCCCTTGGCGAAAGTAAATTGGATGTCGGATCCAAAGTCATTATCGAAACCGACCGTGAAGAAGGGATGCAAGGGGCGGAAGGTGTCATTGACACTGTTGAAAAAACGGTTGTGTATATGGTAGATTACGTTAATAAAGAAGGGGAAAAGGTGGAAAATTATCAGTGGCTCAAAGAAAGCGAGCTGTCCCCTGCAAAATAAAATGGCGCTATTCAAAATCTGAATTGAATAAAGCTTCTATCCGAAATCATCTCTTATCCGGAGATGATTTCTTTTGTCATGCCTATCGATTTATTTCTATAATGTGATTATAGAAATCTTTTTATTGTTTATAAATGATACAAAAGGATGAAGGCTATGAATATGAACATTCTTGTCACGGTCGATTCCAATTATCTCCACCCCTTAAAAGTCATGTTGAAATCATTGTTCATGAATAATCCAAAAGAAAGCTTCTCCATTTACCTTGTCCATTCATCCATACCCGTTCAGCAACTTGAATCATTGGAAACTTTTGTTTCCAGTGAAGGTCATGCGTTTCATAGCATTCAGATCGATGAGGATCTATTCAGTGAAGCGCCCACTCTGTTGCATTATACGAAAACCATGTATTATCGATTGCTCGCCCACAAAGTGTTGCCGCAAAATATGGAGCGCATCCTTTACTTAGATCCGGATATTTTAGTCATTAATCCAATTAGAGAATTATATGAACTTGATTTGGAAGGCTATCTTTATGCCGCGGCGGATCACCGGACAATGCCGATTACGGAAATCAACAAAATCCGGTTTAATCCTTTTGATTTGGAATGTTACTATAATTCCGGTGTTTTATTGATGAATTTGGCATTGCAACGGGAAGAAATTGATGAAAAGGAAATTTTTGAATTCGTAAGAAAATATCATTCCAAGTTGATCATGCCCGACCAGGATATTATGAACGCTCTTTATTCCAAGCGGATTAAAGGAATCGACGAAGTGAAGTACAATTATGATGCACGGTATTACAATATTTATAAGCTCAAAAGCAGCGGCGAAGTGGACATGGATTATGTTATGAACCATACCGTGTTTCTGCATTTTTGCGGGAAAAAGAAACCGTGGAAGAAAAATTATAGCGGAAAATTTCATTCCTTGTATAAACATTATGAAAAAATTACGAATGACACGATTCAGGCATTGGAAAGCATCCGTGCCGAATCTATCAATGAAAAAGTATTTTGATAGAACTTATCGATGCGGACAGTTCCAAAACCCTTGATAAAAAAGAGGCTTGATTCATCAAAAGAATCAAGCCCCTTTCAATAATCAGGATTCAACGCCTTCTTTTTTACAATACCTATGCTCAGAAGCGTAATGCCAATCACACCGCCGATAAATTGATCAATGTAGAAATCGCCATCCCGAAACAATCGAATGAAAAATCCACCGCCAAAAATGACGGTTAAAAGAATGCCAAAAGATAATAAACCATATTTCAAAAAAACACCACCCGTTTCGATTCTCTTGTTCAATATGACAACATGCAATTCCCATAAGATACATTTTTTGGAATGTTGTA includes:
- a CDS encoding metal-sensitive transcriptional regulator; translated protein: MKLEKINGEHCSHRRSHHPEHVKKDLITRLNRIEGQIRGVKGMIERDEYCDDVITQIAATQSALNSVAKILLEGHIKGCVVSRLRDGDEEILDELIVTIQKLMRK
- a CDS encoding Ger(x)C family spore germination protein, yielding MRIIKIVKTKVFILATIPLLILLSGCGEFKDIDKMVFVSMIGVDRSEDPEKPYKIILKLYVPTSSFRQNPTPEYSYLIKEGATLAETISLLEAYIDKELDFGHSRLIVVGEKMLQDQKNEVILDFLIRRPDIQMISYFTVGRPNAEEIVKFTPAGETALQPTLFNYFDNNGAESSYIVTTFLFDFRRRIKEEGINPILPIVEMNEPKTHFIVNKSIVLAEDKPPYELDPEKTLLVKLLSNEAKNVIFDVDRGGENFVARLDTVKTKYNVDAGKDGKVSIKVEIKLAGMITESKKNLSNKELPRYNKLLTEEMKEKVTAFIQELQTEGYDPIGFGLQLNSHTLPKNRMSENEWLSAFKNADVEVSVKAGLKSTGSIE
- a CDS encoding SE1832 family protein, whose amino-acid sequence is MLTKREIEQQIAEIKMDYINLQGDIEKLENTGHINSVMEAEERLARMEKKLAELNKLLAEL
- a CDS encoding spore germination protein, whose amino-acid sequence is MVSTESLSWIVSQFKDTKELTQKELEFENKKMTVLYIKSLIDQELFQQYIVNPFFEMKTEEQFRVYLTALPQFQEVQSKEEGLLYVMEGNILVALQENLYAIDFKLAKNSDVNSTSVETTIHGSELALSDNLMTNVNIIRSFYHQPSLIIEYYLKGEVNKPKVALIYDQEKVKKKALEIIKEKLQQIDKQIITETPQFNNFLNDKRFSLFPQMILTERPDRVVYNLAGGKVVLLVDGSPQSMIAPAVFFDFMTTMEDNYHTLFISYYLKMLRYFGIFVCILLPGIYIGAASFSPEVIRTELMLTIAGSRMGVPFTSFVEVLFMLFFMELLLEASIRLPKAISATAATVGGLILGTAVTEAALASNIMVIIVSAVAISTFVIPVNEMAFAIRIVRLFLIVIASIFGLAGLTLGLLCLIMYLVNQSSFGEPFLRVYNYGKGDKKSEGQA
- a CDS encoding heavy metal translocating P-type ATPase, which gives rise to MNHEQNPNLKETTLQITGMTCAACANRIEKGLKKMPGVESANVNLALEKSTIQYDPGKVSVKDLEKKIEDLGYGVVKEKKELVITGMTCAACANRIEKGLNKMPGVTNAAVNLALENATVEFNPSEVSVSDIIQRIEKLGYGAHLKENGREATDYREQEIKKQFVKFVVAAVLSLPLLWTMVGHFPFTSFIYMPDFLMNPWVQMAFATPVQFIIGWQFYTSAFKALKNGSANMDVLVVLGTSAAYFYSFYQTIKVFGTTVHPDLYFETGAVLITLILLGKLFEAKAKGRSSEAIKKLMGLRAKQARVLRDGIEKEIPLDEVVVGDILLVKPGEKIPVDGEVIEGNTAVDESMLTGESIPVDKTAGSSVFGSTINKNGFIKMKATKVGKDTALAQIIKVVEDAQGSKAPIQRLADKISGIFVPIVVGIAIITFMVWIFFIAPGEVAAALESMISVLVIACPCALGLATPTSIMAGTGRAAEYGILFKGGEYLEQTHHVDTVVVDKTGTVTKGEPALTDVVAAEGKDEQAFLALIGSVEKQSEHPLAQAIVKGIEEKGISFSEVQDFSAIPGLGVQGIVDGKKVLVGNRRFMQTNHVDISAVLPYVEQLEENGKTAMLASIDGEYAGMVAVSDTVKETSKRAIQRLKNMGIEVIMLTGDNERTAKAIGGEVGVNQVIAEVLPEQKAEEIKKLQGAGKKVAMVGDGINDAPALAVSDIGMAIGTGTDVAIEAADVTLIRGDLNSIADAILMSRKTMRNIKQNLFWAFAYNTIGIPIAAAGFLAPWVAGAAMAFSSVSVVLNALRLQRVKLNG
- a CDS encoding NADPH-dependent FMN reductase, with the translated sequence MKILLVDGTVFGTKTGALLRQVEQYIKELDSGLELEILYFSKLKHQILDGSPLNDDMKMMIKKFEEADGYIFATPIYQASIPGVLKNALDMLPPKALRYKPAAIVANGGTFQHHLVVENQFRPILDYFRCLVTPNYVYTHTSHFGENDQIIDQDIHERLRELARVFVQYCKMSQTLTKEPIDKH
- a CDS encoding GerAB/ArcD/ProY family transporter, whose amino-acid sequence is MSRYYYYLILINMIANIISAVPTILLHYRQEGAVSALLVGMVLGTIIVYVYTKFFNAFPGMTLPELLVKTTSKWFYYPMLFFMAIMWYIAGVSTLITYTFLLIRYLTPDIPIMLVGLTLIISIIFGCFMKTDRVLYTIEIIFLINFPIIVFIIIKAYTNESLNWDFIMEAMLHVVEMPNLNVIAACIFLSLGVVNLVIFNRFFTNKQNFGLKQIIVIAFIAGTTIFTTYFIPIGFHGYTAIEELVYPWVATSDSMRMRYFLIERLVYVFLLLYLVMAFLSILIHWHVAVELFKFIFKFERMKYKGIHYGYLIIVLFFTVASLFLIVTLTEYQLFQYSKIFFNLTAVIFFAMFFVLFYVSRRMKGADNKDSEN
- a CDS encoding DUF1541 domain-containing protein encodes the protein MRKQLLVFTAFLSLFSLTACGDTENVSVKNEKKPTELLNSEDVDVTNNQADGDKVLGENMDGKGHADVTHSTWGKIPEGLKEAKNPKFKVGDKVIINAAHNDDMQGSEGTVVGAYETTVYSISYESTVGEPEENKKWFVQEEIDSLGESKLDVGSKVIIETDREEGMQGAEGVIDTVEKTVVYMVDYVNKEGEKVENYQWLKESELSPAK
- the copZ gene encoding copper chaperone CopZ, with the translated sequence METVTLNVKGMSCNHCVKAVEGSVGSLDGVQEVKVNLEAGEVKVTFDQSKVNLDQIKETIDDQGYDVE
- a CDS encoding CMP-N-acetylneuraminic acid synthetase — protein: MQNELSKKQKKKIAFIAEYNAMKGYYPFERVSILAKLLKNEEDVSIFLKNPKDEVLELFTDAQLSPIIYAHIDELTKHLKELQPDLIVQEGKDTYIEYVETIRPFCKTLVHFDDFGEGAELADCNVLSILEETRETSVQNILPGSFAFAVSDTLKSIAESRVSNELSNPPHIVVAYEDGDPNNLTYRTLRHLTHLQIPLKVTIAIDREYQHSIGDLQLMALSSRNTKILKEDKPLDKLLPEADIVICNANYTPYKVAAVGIPCIVCAQNERELNNVFPRENNGFIHLGLGRKMKQSNIQNAVMELLLHEARRERAVRKQIQLEIQENNEVLKSLLLDFAYERHNIVSL